GTCGATTTTGTAAACGAAGATGTTGGGATTGCGCTCCTCCGCCGCGATGGAGGCGGAGGCTGCTGCCGCCACCGCAACGAATTGAAAGTCGGCCTGCACCGGCTCGCCGCCCTCGGCCACCACAATCTGCCGCCGCAGCGGGGTGCCGCCTTGCGTGCCGGTAACGATCACGGTGTAGTTGCCGGCCGCGAGCGCTGTGGCCCGATAAGTGCCGTCCGGGGCGGTGGTCCCTTCCCACCTGGACGTGCCCTGACCGTCGGACACGCTAATCCTGGCTCCGGCCACGGCGGCGCCCTGCGCGTTTTTGACCACGCCTTGGATGTCAGAGGCCCAGCCAGTGGCGGCGGCAAACATCAATAGCGCCATCAGGATGATCGCGCACCGGCTGGTGCCGGACGGCGGGCGCACGGCCTTTCCGTCAAATGCTGCTCCAGTAATCCCCAATAGGTAATTCATTACCTTCCCCCGTCTTTTCCCAGGCATTCCCCAGGCCATTCCCGTGAATGGCGCATCTCGAATTTAAAGTAGGGTGCCGCTCGAATTAAGTCGTAACCGCCAGTATACAATACCCCGGCCCGGGCCTTTCACTACGGGTGATTTCCGCCTCTCAGAATCATTCGATGAACGCCCTATCCCCGCCACCATCAGGCCCGGAACCTGGGGGTGGTCCTAGTACTACATGCCTCGCAAAATAGGACTTTATGGCTATTGTGAAGGCCCCTTGCGCGTTGCTACACTCGGAGTTGAATTTGGGTGCATAGGTCCCCTTGGAGAGGGCCGTCGCGGCGGCAGGAGCGCAATGAACGGCATGAACGCAGGCAATCAAGCGATGGCTATCGGAGGCGGGCCTAGCAGGGAAGTAACCCTGTTGGAGCGTCCCTGCGACACAGCCAGTTCCTGCTTGAGTATGCCGGGAGTGAGGACTAGACTTAAGGGGATACCTCCGAAGGAGGAGCTTCCCGTGTTGAGTCCCATGTTTAATATGTCCAGAAAACCCCGCCAATCCGGTTTCAGCCTGATCGAACTGATGGTCGTGGTGGCCATCGGGCTCATCATTCTCGGATTTGCGATCCCCAATTACATTACCGCGCGGCGCAACTACCGCATTGCGGGCGACGCGCGCAACATGAAAAGCGATCTCCTGCTGGCCAAGATGCGGGCGGCGGCGCGATTCACGCGGACGCGGGTCCGATTTAATACCGTTGCCAGATCGTTTCAGACGGAAGTCTGGAACAAAGGCACAGATGTATGGGACCTCGTCGTAGTTGGCGCGCCGACGATTCTTTCGGATGGCGTGAATTACGGATTCGGGACCATGACCGACCCTCCCGTGAACCCGGAGGACGGTA
This sequence is a window from Acidobacteriota bacterium. Protein-coding genes within it:
- a CDS encoding prepilin-type N-terminal cleavage/methylation domain-containing protein — its product is MPRKIGLYGYCEGPLRVATLGVEFGCIGPLGEGRRGGRSAMNGMNAGNQAMAIGGGPSREVTLLERPCDTASSCLSMPGVRTRLKGIPPKEELPVLSPMFNMSRKPRQSGFSLIELMVVVAIGLIILGFAIPNYITARRNYRIAGDARNMKSDLLLAKMRAAARFTRTRVRFNTVARSFQTEVWNKGTDVWDLVVVGAPTILSDGVNYGFGTMTDPPVNPEDGSATQAILAMPPICKVGAADDPGGGGNVANTTCIVFNSRGYPVDDDGILNGERAIYVTDGNAVEGATLSVTGIARIWRGDASDATYWIKR